From Epinephelus lanceolatus isolate andai-2023 chromosome 12, ASM4190304v1, whole genome shotgun sequence, the proteins below share one genomic window:
- the LOC117272538 gene encoding fizzy-related protein homolog, with the protein MDQDYECRLLRQINIQNENASPIKAVGAVRALTPTSSPLSSPSKHGDRFIPSRAGANWSVNFHRINEIEKSHNQNRKTKDGTTDSNKADGLAYSALLKNELLGAGIEKVQDPQSEDRRLQPSTPAKRSLFSYSVSTKRALPEEDGNTVSPYSLSPVSSNSQKLLRSPRKPTRKISKIPFKVLDAPELQDDFYLNLVDWSSLNVLSVGLGTCVYLWSACTSQVTRLCDLSVEGDSVTSVGWSERGNLVAVGTHKGYVQIWDAAAGKKLSVLEGHTARVGALAWNADQLSSGSRDRVILQRDIRAPPLQSERRLQGHRQEVCGLKWSTDHQLLASGGNDNKLLVWNHSSVLPVQQYTEHLAAVKAIAWSPHQHGLLASGGGTADRCIRFWNTLTGQPLQCTDTGSQVCNLAWSKHTNELVSTHGYSQNQILVWKYPSLTQVAKLTGHSYRVLYLAMSPDGEAIVTGAGDETLRFWNVFSKMRSTKESVSVLNLFTRIR; encoded by the exons ATGGATCAGGACTATGAGTGCAGGCTGCTCAGGCAGATCAACATTCAAAATGAGAACGCAAGCCCCATA AAAGCGGTAGGAGCGGTGCGAGCTCTGACACCCACCAGCTCCCCCCTGTCCTCCCCGAGCAAGCATGGCGATCGCTTTATTCCCTCCCGGGCTGGAGCCAACTGGAGTGTCAACTTCCACCGCATCAAT GAAATTGAAAAGTCGCACaatcaaaacagaaaaaccAAAGATGGCACAACAGACAGCAACAAAG CGGACGGTCTGGCTTACTCGGCCCTGCTGAAGAACGAGCTGCTAGGAGCGGGCATCGAGAAAGTCCAGGACCCCCAGTCAGAGGACCGCCGTCTGCAGCCATCTACTCCTGCCAAGAGAAGCCTTTTTAGC TATTCTGTTAGTACTAAGAGGGCTCTGCCAGAAGAGGATGGAAACACAGTCTCTCCATATTCTCTATCacctgtcagtagtaacag CCAGAAACTGCTGCGGTCGCCAAGGAAACCTACACGCAAAATATCCAAAATTCCTTTCAAAGTCCTGGATGCTCCAGAGCTTCAGGACGACTTCTACCTCAACCTAGTGGACTGGTCCTCTCTGAATGTGCTCAGTGTTGGACTGGGTACCTGCGTCTACCTGTGGAGCGCCTGCACcagccag GTGACACGTTTATGTGACCTTTCTGTAGAAGGAGATTCTGTAACATCAGTGGGCTGGTCAGAAAGG GGTAACCTGGTGGCGGTGGGGACTCATAAAGGCTATGTGCAGATCTGGGATGCAGCAGCAGGGAAAAAGCTCTCCGTACTAGAAGGACACACGGCCAGAGTGG GTGCGTTGGCATGGAATGCGGACCAGCTGTCGTCTGGGAGCCGCGATCGGGTGATCCTGCAGCGTGACATCAGAGCCCCACCTCTCCAGTCGGAGCGCCGTCTCCAAGGGCACAGACAGGAAGTTTGTGGGCTCAAGTGGAGCACAGACCACCAGCTGCTAGCCTCAGGTGGAAATGACAACAAG TTACTTGTATGGAACCACTCGAGCGTCCTCCCGGTGCAGCAGTACACAGAGCACCTGGCTGCAGTGAAGGCCATCGCCTGGTCTCCCCACCAGCACGGCCTGCTGGCTTCCGGAGGCGGCACCGCAGACCGCTGCATCCGCTTCTGGAACACTCTGACCGGCCAGCCTCTACAGTGCACAGACACCGGCTCTCAGGTCTGCAACCTGGCCTGGTCCAAGCACACCAATGAACTG gTCAGCACACACGGTTATTCTCAGAACCAGATCCTGGTGTGGAAGTATCCCTCTCTGACTCAAGTGGCCAAACTTACTGGACATTCCTACAGAGTACTCTACCTG GCCATGTCCCCTGACGGAGAAGCCATTGTGACAGGAGCTGGAGATGAAACACTTCGGTTCTGGAACGTCTTTAGCAAGATGAGATCCACTAAG GAATCTGTGTCGGTGCTGAACCTCTTCACCAGAATCCGGTAG